A stretch of Dehalococcoidia bacterium DNA encodes these proteins:
- a CDS encoding SDR family NAD(P)-dependent oxidoreductase: MLRRFPDLDVLVNNAGIQRYIDLKKGYDDLKSGEDEITTNFIATVELTALFIGHLMKRPSAAVINVSSGLGFMPMLNMPIYCATKAAIHTYSLVLRQQLKGTSVKVIEIVPPMVDTDLNKAGRDRAHLKFRGIGLSEYISTVMKGLEDDSEMIFHGDRAKVMSESRSQSEIRLIGPSW; encoded by the coding sequence GTGCTTCGCCGTTTCCCCGACCTAGACGTTCTGGTCAATAACGCCGGGATACAGAGATATATCGATCTCAAAAAAGGATATGACGACCTCAAATCCGGAGAAGACGAGATTACAACAAATTTCATAGCGACGGTAGAACTGACCGCTCTCTTCATTGGCCACCTGATGAAAAGACCCTCAGCCGCGGTCATCAATGTGAGTTCCGGGCTTGGGTTCATGCCCATGCTCAATATGCCAATCTACTGCGCAACAAAAGCCGCGATTCATACTTATTCTCTGGTGCTGCGGCAGCAGCTTAAAGGGACATCAGTTAAAGTCATTGAGATCGTCCCGCCCATGGTCGATACCGATTTGAACAAAGCAGGACGCGACCGCGCCCATCTCAAATTCAGAGGGATCGGTCTTTCCGAATATATTTCCACTGTGATGAAGGGACTCGAAGATGATTCGGAAATGATATTCCATGGCGATCGAGCGAAAGTCATGTCTGAATCCCGCAGCCAATCTGAAATCCGTTTGATTGGTCCTTCCTGGTGA
- a CDS encoding SDR family NAD(P)-dependent oxidoreductase, whose amino-acid sequence MRLSGRTVLVTGGTSGIGLGLAEAFCRSESKVIVCGRDGAKLSAVAKKFPDITALPCDVGDTQQRKTPPRKCFAVSPT is encoded by the coding sequence ATGAGACTTTCAGGAAGAACCGTTCTTGTGACCGGAGGCACCAGTGGTATCGGGCTCGGTCTTGCCGAGGCTTTTTGTCGATCAGAAAGCAAGGTGATCGTATGCGGACGTGATGGAGCGAAGCTTTCAGCGGTGGCCAAGAAATTCCCAGATATAACAGCACTGCCGTGTGATGTTGGTGATACCCAGCAGAGGAAGACTCCTCCGCGGAAGTGCTTCGCCGTTTCCCCGACCTAG